In Miscanthus floridulus cultivar M001 chromosome 5, ASM1932011v1, whole genome shotgun sequence, one genomic interval encodes:
- the LOC136454396 gene encoding uncharacterized protein: MPLKRNSDDIGWDYGVLVDPNNLNLIKCKLCGQEVSAGTYRFKLHIAGIHGQVKPCKKSTEEDKEKCKKAIDDSKRDKKARYTEQQEVRDAVDLVGAPDADEDTTTVEVEEIDCSGGNGIRKIGPMDKFIMPLDKASLNNTKVTRQQLITQTVWKERQHALQRYIARWVYVRGVSFNKINNVEFDQMLEAAGRFGPGGKKPNQHQLRESLLSEEVEETKKLMKMHEDEWAKNGCSLMTDAWTDQKRRSIMNICLHCSIGSSFLESREFSEESHTGQLIFEYVDDYIERIGTKKIMQVVTDNASNNMAAKDLLFVKRPNIFWSSCATHTLNLMLEGIGKMKNFKGCIDQAKSLTIFIYSHHKTLSLMRKFTKKRDIVRLGVTRFASSFLTLQSLYEKKEQLRAMSQCDEWDKFLGLSHIKKSSKGVLATATMTKPTFWSAVALCLRIFEPLVKVLCMVDSDIKPSMAFLYGDIIKAKDEIKVGFRNIDRLGNLNAYNNVIEIIEEKMKNRLDTPLHLVAYFLNPYYSYNNDSIFTDELVMDGFITAVETFYHGDYDKQCKVLNEELPKFRDKQGHFGKPVAKEGCKKYDFDPAKWNWSCFEGNHTKKRNRLTCERLNQLVFVQYNNKMSAKKEKAKKNNKMDPLLSTESNHAQGWLVECGDEDDGEPVCGLTWNLIEEAYGVEECGKLRRSARLAQMRQVTEDEFESEAEEATNEEAIDFESNQEDVVPLVGDDEQDGDNEE; this comes from the exons ATGCCCCTGAAGAGGAACTCTGATGACATTGGGTGGGATTATGGAGTTTTGGTGGATCCAAACAACTTGAATTTGATCAAGTGCAAGCTGTGTGGTCAAGAAGTATCAGCAGGGACATATAGGTTTAAACTCCATATTGCTGGGATTCATGGCCAG GTTAAACCTTGCAAAAAGTCAACAGAGGAGGACAAAGAAAAGTGCAAGAAAGCCATAGATGACTCAAAGAGAGATAAGAAGGCTAGGTATACAGAGCAACAAGAGGTTAGAGATGCTGTGGATCTTGTTGGTGCACCGGATGCTGATGAGGACACCACCACGGTAGAAGTAGAAGAGATTGATTGTTCTGGAGGGAATGGCATTAGAAAAATAGGGCCTATGGATAAGTTTATAATGCCTCTTGATAAAGCCTCGCTGAACAACACAAAGGTGACTCGGCAACAATTAATCACCCAAACAGTATGGAAAGAGAGACAACATGCCTTGCAGCGCTACATTGCGAGATGGGTGTATGTGCGCG gTGTATCTTTCAACAAGATCAACAATGTAGAGTTTGATCAAATGCTAGAAGCGGCTGGTCGTTTTGGCCCTGGTGGAAAAAAACCAAACCAGCATCAGCTACGGGAATCATTGTTGTctgaggaagtggaggagacaaaGAAGTTGATGAAGATGCATGAAGATGAATGGGCAAAAAATGGTTGCTCCCTAATGACTGATGCATGGACTGACCAGAAAAGGAGAAGTATAATGAACATTTGTTTGCATTGCAGCATTGGTTCAAGCTTTCTTGAATCAAGGGAATTCTCAGAAGAGTCACACACAGGGCAGCTTATCTTTGAGTATGTGGATGACTACATTGAGCGAATAGGTactaaaaaaatcatgcaagtaGTCACAGACAATGCTTCAAATAATATGGCAGCAAAGGATTTACTGTTTGTGAAGAGGCCAAATATTTTTTGGAGCTCATGTGCAACTCACACCCTGAATTTGATGCTTGAAGGAATTGGAAAGATGAAAAATTTCAAGGGCTGCATTGATCAAGCAAAATCATTAACCATCTTCATCTATTCACATCATAAAACCTTGTCATTGATGAGGAAATTTACAAAGAAAAGAGATATAGTGAGGCTTGGTGTTACTAGATTTGCTTCATCCTTCCTCACACTACAGAGCTTGTATGAGAAGAAGGAGCAACTAAGGGCAATGTCTCAGTGTGATGAATGGGACAAATTCTTAGGTTTAAGTCATATAAAGAAGAGCAGCAAAGGTGTCCTAGCCACAGCTACAATGACGAAACCTACCTTTTGGAGTGCGGTTGCACTTTGCTTGAGGATTTTTGAGCCACTAGTCAAGGTGCTTTGCATGGTTGATAGTGATATCAAGCCATCCATGGCCTTCCTGTATGGAGACATTATAAAGGCAAAGGATGAAATCAAGGTGGGCTTCCGAAACATTGATAGGCTAGGGAATCTTAATGCCTACAACAATGTCATAGAGATCATTGAAGAGAAGATGAAGAATAGGCTGGACACTCCGTTGCACTTGGTTGCATATTTTTTAAATCCATATTACAGCTACAACAATGATTCTATCTTCACAGATGAGCTAGTCATGGATGGATTCATCACTGCTGTTGAGACCTTCTACCATGGTGACTACGACAAGCAATGCAAAGTACTCAATGAGGAGCTACCCAAGTTCAGGGATAAACAAGGCCACTTTGGAAAACCTGTAGCAAAAGAAGGCTGCAAGAAGTATGATTTTGATCCAG CAAAATG GAATTGGAGCTGTTTTGAAGGG AATCATACAAAGAAAAGAAACAGACTAACATGTGAGCGTCTCAATCAACTTGTTTTTGtacaatacaataacaagatgaGTGCAAAAAAGGAGAAGGCCAAGAAGAATAATAAGATGGATCCTCTTCTATCAACTGAGTCAAATCATGCTCAAGGATGGCTTGTTGAAtgtggagatgaagatgatggtgaACCTGTTTGTGGGCTGACATGGAATTTAATTGAAGAGGCCTATGGGGTTGAGGAATGTGGTAAACTCCGTAGGAGTGCAAGGCTAGCCCAAATGAGACAAGTCACTGAAGATGAATTTGAATCTGAAGCAGAAGAAGCAACCAATGAGGAAGCCATTGACTTTGAGTCTAACCAAGAGGATGTCGTCCCACTTGTTGGGGATGATGAGCAGGATGGGGACAATGAGGAGTAG